In Kordiimonas pumila, a single genomic region encodes these proteins:
- a CDS encoding cysteine desulfurase family protein, protein MTQAIYLDYQATTPLDERVLSSMMPFFQEKFGNPHSSTHAYGWETEAAIELARENIATLIGAGHDEIIFLSGATEANNLAIKGVMEAWGQKKPHLVTVATEHKCVLEAAKYCAAKGLELTVLPVKPNGLIDLDQLRGSLTDKTALVSVMAVNNEIGVIQPIAEIGRIAHAKGVLFHCDAAQAFGKIPLDVNSMNIDFMSISGHKIYGPKGIGALYKRNGRQTALIPQMSGGGQEYGYRSGTVAPALAVGLGKAADIASDEMVQEIGRTATKMGRFKDMLFNALPGLILNGDALARWQGNLNLTFPGIDGSILLSSIRGIALSSGAACASAVSGPSYVLQAIGKTEAEAQSSLRIGIGRFTTRIELDRAADIIIKAVHEAGGIRL, encoded by the coding sequence ATGACACAAGCTATCTATCTTGATTATCAGGCCACGACACCGCTTGACGAACGTGTTCTTTCGTCAATGATGCCTTTCTTTCAAGAAAAATTTGGCAATCCGCATTCAAGTACACATGCTTATGGCTGGGAAACAGAAGCAGCCATTGAACTAGCTCGTGAAAACATTGCGACCTTAATCGGTGCTGGCCATGATGAAATTATATTTTTATCGGGGGCAACCGAGGCCAATAATCTTGCTATTAAAGGTGTGATGGAGGCTTGGGGGCAAAAGAAACCCCATTTGGTGACTGTTGCAACAGAGCATAAGTGCGTACTTGAAGCAGCAAAATACTGTGCCGCAAAAGGGCTTGAGTTAACCGTGCTCCCGGTAAAACCCAATGGATTAATAGATTTAGACCAATTGCGCGGTTCACTCACTGATAAAACGGCGCTGGTTTCGGTTATGGCTGTTAATAATGAAATTGGCGTTATCCAGCCTATTGCTGAAATAGGCAGAATTGCACACGCAAAGGGGGTGCTGTTTCACTGCGATGCAGCACAGGCTTTTGGCAAAATTCCTCTTGATGTTAATTCTATGAATATTGATTTCATGAGTATTTCTGGCCATAAAATATATGGCCCAAAAGGAATTGGTGCCCTTTATAAACGTAACGGTCGTCAAACTGCCCTTATCCCTCAAATGTCTGGTGGCGGACAAGAATATGGCTATAGGTCTGGTACAGTAGCGCCTGCTCTTGCGGTAGGGCTTGGTAAAGCGGCTGATATAGCATCAGATGAAATGGTTCAGGAAATTGGTAGAACAGCTACAAAAATGGGACGCTTTAAAGATATGCTCTTTAATGCTTTGCCCGGGCTTATCCTCAACGGTGATGCCTTGGCACGGTGGCAAGGCAATTTAAATCTAACATTTCCCGGTATAGACGGTTCAATTTTACTAAGCTCAATTAGGGGAATAGCGCTGTCTAGTGGTGCTGCATGTGCTTCAGCTGTATCTGGGCCTTCGTATGTTTTGCAGGCGATAGGGAAAACGGAAGCTGAGGCCCAATCCTCACTACGCATTGGAATAGGGCGCTTTACTACTCGTATTGAACTTGATAGAGCTGCAGATATAATTATTAAAGCTGTTCATGAAGCAGGGGGCATTCGCTTATGA
- a CDS encoding cysteine desulfurase family protein — protein sequence MKYKHYLDYNATSPIRTSVIEKVASTMAVVGNPSSVHAAGRGARAEVEEARSKIAALVGARPRDIVFTASGTEANNTVIMGSGAASLVVSSIEHDSTLAAVRKSGLPVHMIKTSKTGVVDLISLEQNLKIALRPALVSVMLANNETGVLQPISEIAEIVQKYGARLHTDAIQGAGKVPIDQTSLGADYITLSGHKIGGPQGVAAIVLKPTAPLMPLVVGGGQELGRRSGTENVAGIAGFGVAAIDALVGLADMMRLQQLRDTLERKIIAISGESSVAALSSERLPNTSCLLMPGVKGETQVMHFDLASICVSSGSACSSGKVKVSHVLSAMGYDDTTATSSIRVSLGYQTSNDDIVAFANAWHTIYNRTHNSRG from the coding sequence ATGAAATATAAACACTATCTTGATTATAACGCGACATCGCCGATTCGCACCAGCGTGATTGAAAAGGTTGCCTCCACAATGGCAGTGGTGGGTAACCCATCTTCTGTTCATGCTGCTGGGCGTGGTGCACGTGCTGAAGTGGAAGAAGCCAGATCAAAAATTGCAGCACTTGTCGGTGCACGGCCACGGGATATTGTATTTACCGCAAGTGGCACGGAGGCAAATAACACTGTCATTATGGGGTCAGGTGCAGCTTCACTTGTCGTTTCATCTATCGAGCATGACAGCACTTTGGCGGCTGTCCGTAAGTCTGGCTTGCCAGTTCATATGATAAAAACATCCAAAACCGGAGTTGTTGATTTAATAAGCCTCGAGCAGAACCTGAAAATAGCCCTTAGACCAGCGCTTGTTTCAGTAATGCTTGCTAATAACGAAACCGGGGTGCTTCAGCCGATTAGTGAAATTGCAGAAATAGTGCAAAAATATGGCGCAAGGCTGCATACTGATGCTATTCAAGGAGCTGGTAAGGTTCCGATAGACCAAACCTCGCTGGGGGCAGATTATATAACGCTCTCGGGCCATAAAATTGGTGGGCCACAAGGTGTTGCGGCTATTGTTTTAAAACCAACAGCCCCCTTAATGCCCCTTGTTGTTGGTGGCGGACAGGAGCTTGGGCGCAGGTCTGGCACCGAAAATGTTGCAGGTATTGCAGGTTTTGGGGTAGCCGCGATTGATGCTTTAGTTGGCTTGGCTGATATGATGCGCTTACAGCAACTGCGTGATACGCTGGAGCGTAAAATAATAGCTATTTCAGGCGAATCTTCTGTTGCAGCCTTATCAAGTGAACGCTTGCCTAATACCAGTTGTTTACTTATGCCGGGTGTCAAGGGGGAAACACAGGTGATGCATTTTGATTTGGCTAGTATATGCGTTTCTTCAGGGTCCGCATGCTCATCTGGCAAAGTAAAAGTATCCCATGTTTTATCTGCAATGGGGTATGATGATACAACGGCGACTTCATCCATCAGGGTATCGCTTGGGTACCAGACAAGTAACGATGATATAGTTGCGTTTGCTAATGCATGGCATACAATTTATAACCGAACACATAATTCGCGCGGATAA
- a CDS encoding alpha/beta hydrolase: MPEIIFNGPAGRLEGRYQPGKTDTSPVALILHPHPQYGGTMDNKVTYYLYHAFAHRGFATLRINFRGVGRSQGEYDAGIGELSDAASALDWLQSMNPNATGSWIAGFSFGAWIGMQLLMRRPEIKGFISVAPPANQYDFSFLAPCPSSGLIVQADADDLVTPISIHKLVEKLKMQKGITIHHDIIKNANHFFETELNAMMASVNAYLNMRLSGE; encoded by the coding sequence ATGCCCGAAATTATTTTCAACGGACCAGCCGGTCGACTTGAAGGCCGATACCAGCCTGGTAAAACAGACACGTCTCCCGTGGCGCTTATTTTACATCCGCACCCACAATATGGTGGGACAATGGATAATAAGGTCACATATTACCTTTACCATGCTTTTGCGCATCGTGGTTTTGCAACGCTTCGGATAAACTTTCGCGGCGTTGGTAGAAGTCAGGGTGAATATGATGCAGGTATTGGTGAACTTTCCGATGCTGCTTCTGCTCTTGACTGGCTTCAGTCGATGAACCCAAATGCAACAGGGTCGTGGATTGCAGGTTTTTCATTTGGTGCGTGGATTGGTATGCAGCTTTTAATGCGCCGTCCAGAGATCAAAGGCTTCATTTCAGTTGCTCCACCAGCAAACCAGTATGATTTCTCTTTTCTGGCACCCTGCCCGTCCTCTGGACTCATTGTGCAAGCAGACGCTGATGATTTGGTGACGCCTATTTCGATTCATAAGCTAGTCGAAAAATTAAAAATGCAAAAAGGCATTACCATTCATCATGACATAATCAAAAATGCTAACCACTTTTTTGAAACCGAACTGAACGCAATGATGGCATCAGTTAACGCATACCTAAATATGCGATTGAGTGGTGAATAA
- a CDS encoding anhydro-N-acetylmuramic acid kinase produces MSFFGETGEIKCAIGLMSGTSMDGVDAAMIYTDGVRVERLGPSMTIPFPSDVRDRIKEGMHVAAKCGSKNDAPEVIRLLEQELTDWNAHAVEELLAITGQKKKTIDVIGFHGQTLTHRPDRGWTWQIGDGGRLAGRTGIPVVNDFRSADVAAGGEGAPLVPLYHAALLKRARKHKTIAVLNIGGVANVTWVSFANSDDEPEVIAFDTGPGNAMLDDWAEIHTGKPCDTDGNLAARGLNHEEVVMGLMASPYFDEMPPKTLDRDDFNIQAVRGLSAEDGSATLTNFVVETIVSAQSHFPRPPEAWYICGGGRQNITLMRRLRRRLPVLLDPIETIGLRGDAIEAEAFAFLAVRSRRGLPLSIPSTTGCKEPTCGGVYHVPLMANFKK; encoded by the coding sequence ATGTCGTTTTTTGGTGAAACCGGTGAGATCAAGTGTGCAATCGGTTTAATGAGTGGCACATCAATGGACGGTGTTGACGCTGCGATGATTTATACTGACGGTGTTAGGGTGGAACGCTTAGGGCCATCAATGACAATTCCGTTTCCCTCAGATGTTAGGGACCGCATAAAAGAAGGAATGCATGTTGCAGCCAAGTGTGGCAGCAAGAATGATGCTCCAGAAGTTATTCGCTTGCTAGAGCAAGAGTTAACAGACTGGAATGCGCATGCGGTTGAAGAGTTACTTGCCATAACGGGGCAAAAGAAAAAAACTATCGATGTAATTGGCTTTCACGGTCAAACATTAACACACCGGCCCGATAGGGGCTGGACATGGCAAATTGGTGATGGTGGCCGGCTTGCAGGCCGTACGGGCATTCCTGTAGTGAATGATTTTAGGTCAGCTGATGTTGCGGCTGGCGGTGAAGGAGCTCCATTGGTGCCCCTATATCATGCGGCACTACTGAAAAGAGCAAGAAAACATAAAACGATTGCCGTTTTAAACATTGGTGGTGTTGCCAATGTGACTTGGGTTTCCTTCGCCAATAGTGATGATGAACCAGAAGTTATTGCCTTTGATACAGGCCCCGGCAATGCAATGCTTGATGATTGGGCTGAAATCCACACCGGCAAGCCATGTGACACCGACGGCAATTTGGCAGCGAGAGGCCTAAACCATGAAGAGGTTGTCATGGGCCTGATGGCTTCGCCGTATTTTGATGAGATGCCCCCAAAAACCTTGGATAGAGATGATTTTAATATTCAGGCAGTTCGGGGTTTATCGGCAGAAGATGGTTCGGCAACACTTACAAACTTTGTCGTAGAAACTATTGTTTCGGCCCAAAGTCATTTTCCAAGGCCGCCAGAGGCTTGGTATATTTGCGGCGGCGGGCGCCAAAATATTACATTAATGCGCAGGCTGAGGCGGCGTTTACCTGTCCTCCTTGATCCTATTGAGACCATAGGCCTTCGCGGCGACGCTATAGAAGCGGAAGCTTTTGCTTTTCTCGCCGTCAGGTCTAGACGGGGACTTCCTCTTAGTATACCTAGCACAACTGGTTGTAAGGAGCCCACATGTGGGGGCGTTTACCATGTGCCTTTAATGGCTAACTTTAAAAAATAA
- the tyrS gene encoding tyrosine--tRNA ligase translates to MAALKSDFLNVLNERGFIHQTTDMDALDHKMASGPISAYIGFDCTAPSLHIGSQVQIMMLRWLQKCGHKPIVLMGGGTSKIGDPTGRDESRLLMTDEIIQSNMDGIKSIFDNFLTFGDGTTDAVMVNNGEWLDKIEYIPFLREIGPHFTINRMLTFDSVKLRLDREQPLTFLEFNYMILQAYDFMELGKRHNCLLQMGGSDQWGNIVNGIELSRRVNGLGLYGLTTPLITMSDGKKMGKSASGAIWMNEASLPAYDYWQFWRNIQDADVGRFMRLFTELPLGEIKRYEALEGSEINEAKIILANEVTALCRGKDASIAAAKTARETFEHGGAGEDLPTIQMLSSDLQTGINIVDLFINAGLATSKGEVRRLIKQGGAKLNDAKIDSEEMLVTTSNIQGGQIKLSSGKKRHALVKATA, encoded by the coding sequence ATGGCTGCTTTAAAATCAGATTTTCTGAACGTATTGAATGAACGAGGGTTTATTCATCAAACAACAGATATGGATGCCCTTGATCATAAAATGGCATCTGGTCCGATTTCAGCTTATATTGGTTTTGATTGCACGGCCCCCTCTCTGCATATTGGCAGTCAGGTACAAATAATGATGCTTCGGTGGCTGCAAAAATGTGGCCATAAACCTATTGTTTTGATGGGTGGCGGAACGAGTAAAATTGGTGATCCAACGGGACGCGATGAATCTCGCCTACTTATGACCGATGAAATTATTCAGAGTAATATGGACGGTATTAAATCTATCTTTGATAATTTTCTCACTTTTGGTGATGGCACAACAGATGCCGTAATGGTCAACAACGGAGAATGGCTCGATAAAATTGAATATATTCCGTTTTTGCGTGAAATTGGGCCTCATTTCACCATAAACCGCATGCTCACTTTTGATAGTGTTAAACTAAGGCTAGACCGTGAACAGCCCCTGACTTTCCTTGAATTCAATTACATGATCCTTCAGGCTTATGATTTCATGGAACTAGGGAAACGACATAACTGCCTTCTTCAAATGGGTGGTTCTGATCAATGGGGCAATATTGTCAATGGTATTGAACTATCCCGGCGTGTAAATGGCCTTGGACTTTACGGATTAACGACACCGCTTATTACCATGTCAGATGGGAAAAAAATGGGTAAATCGGCTTCCGGGGCAATTTGGATGAACGAGGCTAGCCTGCCAGCATATGATTATTGGCAGTTTTGGCGTAATATTCAAGATGCTGATGTTGGCCGTTTTATGCGCTTGTTTACTGAATTGCCTTTGGGTGAAATCAAACGCTATGAAGCGCTTGAAGGCTCGGAAATTAACGAGGCAAAAATTATACTGGCAAATGAAGTAACTGCTCTATGTCGCGGTAAAGATGCCTCTATAGCTGCAGCAAAAACTGCTCGAGAAACCTTTGAACACGGCGGCGCGGGTGAAGACTTGCCAACTATTCAAATGTTATCATCTGACTTACAGACTGGCATTAATATTGTAGATCTATTTATAAATGCCGGGCTAGCCACCTCCAAAGGTGAGGTGCGCCGCCTAATAAAGCAAGGTGGGGCCAAGCTGAATGATGCAAAAATTGACAGTGAAGAGATGCTTGTAACCACCAGTAATATTCAGGGTGGTCAAATAAAACTGTCTTCGGGTAAAAAGCGGCATGCTCTCGTAAAAGCGACTGCGTAA
- a CDS encoding YhdP family protein encodes MTIDTPITKLLKFTGRLMVSLCTITVLLTCLVLARLFYAPINLDFARDVVIDEVDDFLPGWQISYETAEIGWDWRSVRPWVSITDIALVDRRERMTAYIPEARVGASFSGLLTGAGISDIEIDKANVHVLDLAGFSDSTSESIFADLLAFKGFPKPVVFKPIAEAFSRFTARLLKNAPRLQSVILNNSKISLVRGANLPDVSLSLPSLRLGNNNEALEVSAQIDAYMAQQPVRIRLGGNAEPFEGKLSLNLSFTDIDFARLALTNEMPEIMSYLHFPVGVSFGLNMTSAEGLRSASFNLDVGEGYLLDPVSYPKPATLQYGVISGAFDMSEEVIVFDRIEFSTGQRNITGNGLIYWEEGEDNAGYLLDLTASKASISDVLSYWPIKTHPDGTPRGARVWVENNMVGGTALDAHLMVNINPDGSTPFLNNSPFQLDFKVQGVETYYLKDMKPLKDVSGSGLLTETNFSVDIDDGTIAGLPIAGSKADMSDIDVPGGGTGVFSINLKGPIQDILRVIDPEPVRVSDRLNLDINRFGGEAEVFAKITLPLVKSPDTDDVKYEVSAKTSNTVLKDLLDGEGLSASDITLQLNNDELTAEGTGVLNGVPMNLYWRENFLLGRQNLSADTSFLVMSAKVDENDLSALKVDVKDYLAGKAIAEASFLGRNLKFRIGYFSADVTDTVLSIPQIAWEKQTSVPAHVTGTLKLDGDKVTLEPVIIRGDNIDIASTMEFPSANNDTFSLNATVRNLNKTTGMTVELQAGNAKPVEVLITADAFDLAPLLLKGKTTQAASDDQSKDTQGFKISLKTGILYLLNGESFSDVVANLEFTNDEPKNLFFTARDDIGLSRIIIEPNDQNNQKITVETQDASVLLQGLGLFPHVDGGGLLLKGETGGWGEALALSGDLEITGTHLVGRKHLSSEVTEGIIDGLDEYLGDDELDLDKVTMPFSYANSLLDINNLKANGSSLGMTMEGQIQTTEGKININGVIVPAYGLNSILGKIPLVGGLFSGGDGKGLFGVTYRIKGLTSDPKVSVNALSGLAPGFLRLLFEGGKGKVDAIESPKVDKPLDEPQSITPEATTNESQEAQDPDLYQEPEP; translated from the coding sequence GTGACTATCGACACTCCTATAACAAAACTGCTTAAATTTACCGGGCGCCTCATGGTGTCTCTATGCACTATTACGGTACTGTTAACATGTCTTGTGCTTGCACGGTTATTTTATGCACCTATTAATCTGGATTTTGCACGTGATGTAGTTATCGATGAAGTTGACGATTTTCTACCCGGATGGCAAATCTCTTATGAAACAGCAGAGATAGGGTGGGATTGGCGCTCAGTAAGACCATGGGTTTCGATTACTGATATCGCTCTGGTTGATAGACGAGAAAGAATGACAGCTTATATACCAGAAGCACGTGTGGGGGCTTCATTCTCAGGGCTGTTAACTGGCGCAGGTATATCCGACATTGAAATTGATAAAGCTAATGTTCATGTGCTTGACCTTGCTGGCTTTAGCGATTCTACGAGTGAAAGTATTTTTGCAGATTTATTGGCGTTTAAAGGCTTTCCTAAGCCTGTAGTTTTCAAACCAATCGCCGAAGCGTTCAGCCGCTTTACTGCGCGGCTACTTAAAAATGCGCCCAGACTGCAAAGCGTTATTCTTAATAATAGCAAAATATCGCTGGTGCGCGGCGCAAACCTGCCAGATGTAAGCCTAAGCTTACCTTCGCTTCGACTTGGAAATAACAATGAAGCGCTGGAAGTTAGTGCTCAAATAGATGCTTATATGGCTCAACAGCCAGTTAGAATCAGACTGGGTGGAAATGCTGAACCCTTTGAAGGGAAACTTTCGCTTAACCTTTCATTCACGGATATAGATTTTGCCCGTCTTGCCCTAACAAATGAAATGCCAGAAATTATGAGCTATTTGCATTTTCCTGTTGGTGTAAGTTTTGGCCTCAACATGACCTCAGCAGAGGGATTACGGTCTGCTTCCTTTAATCTAGATGTTGGTGAAGGGTATTTGCTTGATCCTGTAAGTTATCCCAAACCCGCTACCCTTCAATACGGGGTTATTTCTGGTGCATTTGATATGTCAGAAGAAGTTATTGTTTTCGACCGCATAGAATTTTCAACCGGCCAAAGAAATATAACTGGCAATGGGTTGATATACTGGGAAGAGGGGGAAGATAACGCAGGCTATCTTCTTGACCTAACCGCAAGTAAAGCCAGTATTTCAGATGTTTTAAGCTATTGGCCTATTAAAACACATCCAGATGGAACCCCGAGAGGGGCTCGCGTTTGGGTGGAAAATAATATGGTAGGTGGCACGGCGCTGGATGCACACTTAATGGTAAATATAAATCCTGATGGATCCACGCCGTTTTTGAATAATAGCCCGTTTCAATTAGACTTTAAGGTTCAAGGCGTTGAAACTTATTATCTTAAAGATATGAAGCCACTAAAAGATGTTTCAGGTTCAGGGTTATTAACAGAAACGAACTTTTCCGTGGATATTGATGACGGCACTATTGCGGGACTGCCTATTGCTGGATCAAAAGCTGATATGTCAGATATTGATGTGCCTGGCGGCGGAACAGGCGTGTTTTCTATTAACCTAAAGGGGCCTATTCAAGATATTCTTAGGGTGATTGATCCTGAACCGGTTCGTGTCTCTGATCGACTAAATCTAGATATTAATAGGTTTGGAGGTGAGGCAGAGGTTTTTGCAAAAATTACGCTGCCATTGGTGAAAAGCCCTGATACCGATGATGTTAAATATGAAGTTTCGGCGAAGACCTCCAACACTGTTTTAAAAGACCTATTGGATGGTGAAGGGCTAAGTGCGAGTGATATCACTCTCCAGCTAAATAACGATGAATTAACAGCGGAAGGTACGGGTGTTTTGAACGGCGTACCTATGAACTTATATTGGCGAGAAAACTTTCTTCTTGGTAGGCAAAATTTGTCAGCGGACACTAGTTTTTTGGTTATGAGCGCTAAGGTAGATGAAAATGACCTGAGTGCTTTAAAGGTTGACGTTAAGGATTATTTGGCCGGAAAAGCCATAGCGGAGGCAAGCTTTCTAGGACGTAACTTAAAGTTCAGAATTGGATATTTTTCAGCGGACGTTACGGATACTGTGCTTTCAATTCCTCAAATAGCTTGGGAAAAACAGACCTCTGTGCCGGCACATGTGACAGGCACATTAAAGCTAGATGGCGATAAGGTTACTCTTGAGCCTGTTATTATTCGTGGCGATAATATTGACATTGCATCAACGATGGAGTTTCCCTCTGCAAATAATGATACTTTTTCTCTTAATGCTACCGTGAGAAATTTAAATAAAACAACAGGAATGACGGTAGAGTTGCAGGCAGGTAATGCAAAGCCGGTTGAAGTGCTAATCACAGCTGACGCATTTGATTTGGCTCCCTTGCTATTAAAAGGAAAAACCACGCAAGCTGCCTCCGATGATCAGAGTAAAGACACTCAAGGCTTTAAAATATCACTAAAGACTGGCATTTTATACCTATTGAACGGTGAAAGCTTTTCAGATGTTGTTGCAAATCTTGAATTTACTAATGATGAACCCAAAAACCTATTCTTTACAGCCCGTGATGATATTGGACTTAGCCGTATTATTATCGAACCAAATGATCAAAATAATCAAAAAATTACTGTGGAAACCCAAGATGCAAGCGTTTTACTACAGGGCTTAGGCCTGTTCCCCCATGTTGATGGCGGAGGCCTTTTATTAAAAGGCGAGACAGGAGGGTGGGGCGAAGCTTTAGCTTTATCTGGTGATCTCGAAATCACGGGAACGCATCTTGTTGGCAGAAAACATCTATCTTCAGAGGTTACTGAAGGCATTATTGATGGCTTAGATGAATACCTAGGTGATGACGAGCTAGACCTTGATAAAGTAACTATGCCATTTTCATATGCAAACAGCTTGCTTGATATTAATAATCTGAAGGCAAATGGCTCATCACTTGGTATGACTATGGAGGGGCAAATACAAACAACTGAAGGCAAAATTAACATCAATGGTGTAATCGTTCCAGCCTACGGTCTAAATTCAATTTTGGGGAAAATACCTCTTGTTGGCGGCCTATTTTCTGGCGGTGATGGTAAGGGCTTATTTGGGGTAACATACAGAATTAAAGGCCTGACCAGCGACCCAAAAGTCTCTGTAAATGCTCTTTCTGGCTTGGCGCCAGGCTTTTTACGGCTACTTTTTGAAGGGGGCAAAGGAAAGGTTGACGCTATAGAAAGTCCAAAAGTCGATAAACCGCTGGATGAGCCTCAATCTATAACGCCCGAGGCCACGACAAACGAAAGCCAAGAGGCCCAAGATCCTGACCTTTACCAGGAACCTGAGCCTTAA